A DNA window from Comamonas fluminis contains the following coding sequences:
- a CDS encoding oxidative damage protection protein, with protein sequence MARTVHCIKLDQDAEGLDFPPAPGELGKRIYESVSKQAWADWLKHQTMLINENRLNLADARARQYLARQMENHFFGGGADAAQGYVPPSEQ encoded by the coding sequence ATGGCACGTACCGTTCATTGCATCAAGCTGGATCAAGACGCTGAAGGCCTGGACTTCCCCCCCGCACCCGGTGAACTGGGCAAGCGCATTTATGAAAGCGTGAGCAAGCAAGCCTGGGCCGACTGGCTCAAGCACCAGACCATGCTGATCAATGAAAACCGCCTGAACTTGGCCGACGCCCGCGCCCGCCAGTACCTGGCCCGCCAGATGGAAAACCATTTCTTCGGCGGTGGAGCCGACGCGGCACAAGGCTATGTGCCTCCCAGCGAGCAATGA
- a CDS encoding LysR family transcriptional regulator, producing MRDALDLNTVRVYVAVVDEQSFAGASRLLAMPSSNVSRHVAALERRLGTRLLERSTRHLRMTEAGRLLYERAKPLLDTLLGTEEELGAVQRELRGPLKMCMPGEAPRLLAPILAEFCSLHPGIELECDTRMTGLEVLREDVDLSIVFHRGPQEDSTFITRELATLPSIVVAVPSLLAKTGMPRHVRELKSLPCITTLSALKGQPWQFQNAAGDIVKVPVRSRYRVNSGELAVAGARQGIGFAIVAANPCQEDLAAGRLQEVPLDLCPAPLKLLGAYSHRHSVTARVRALLELIQLRLAGLASSPDKQAKA from the coding sequence ATGCGTGATGCACTCGATCTGAATACCGTCCGTGTCTATGTGGCCGTGGTGGATGAGCAGAGCTTTGCGGGTGCATCGCGTCTTTTGGCTATGCCTTCGTCCAATGTCAGCCGCCACGTTGCCGCGCTGGAGCGCAGACTGGGCACACGTCTGCTGGAGCGCAGCACCCGCCACCTGCGCATGACGGAAGCGGGCCGGCTGCTCTACGAACGCGCCAAACCTTTGCTCGACACCTTGCTCGGCACGGAGGAAGAGCTGGGCGCGGTGCAGCGCGAGCTGCGCGGCCCTTTGAAGATGTGCATGCCGGGCGAGGCGCCCAGGCTGCTGGCGCCCATCCTTGCCGAGTTCTGCAGTCTCCACCCCGGGATTGAGCTTGAATGCGACACCCGCATGACCGGTCTGGAAGTGCTGCGAGAAGACGTGGATCTGTCCATCGTCTTCCACCGGGGCCCTCAGGAGGACAGCACTTTCATTACCCGCGAACTGGCCACCCTGCCCAGCATCGTGGTGGCCGTTCCCTCCTTGCTGGCTAAGACTGGTATGCCACGCCATGTGCGCGAGCTGAAATCGCTGCCCTGCATCACCACCCTCAGTGCGCTCAAGGGCCAACCTTGGCAGTTTCAGAACGCTGCGGGCGACATCGTCAAGGTGCCGGTGCGCAGCCGCTACCGCGTCAACAGCGGAGAGCTGGCCGTGGCAGGCGCACGGCAAGGCATAGGCTTTGCGATTGTGGCGGCCAACCCCTGCCAGGAAGACCTTGCTGCGGGCCGATTGCAGGAGGTGCCACTGGACTTGTGCCCCGCCCCCCTGAAATTGCTGGGGGCATATAGCCACCGCCACTCGGTGACTGCGCGTGTGCGGGCACTGCTGGAGTTGATACAGCTGCGGCTGGCGGGATTGGCAAGCTCTCCCGACAAGCAGGCGAAGGCCTGA
- the mnmC gene encoding FAD-dependent 5-carboxymethylaminomethyl-2-thiouridine(34) oxidoreductase MnmC, which produces MSEALDRLLEGMTPNAQQWRVLETDFACGLGFLQTWAAWQARAQRPRMLHFVALLGHAPTHAELQQALPTSGPLQPLGEQLAAQWWGLLPGIHRLSFEQGQVLLTLYVGDTQNLLRRQPPLAADGIHMRNADDACWSPDALKNLARHCRRGTLLTAPTASMAPALRKLGFELQGDAIHAQQPQALQARYNPAWEPRHRADGLPAPVNQPGHCLVLGAGLAGAAAAASLARRGWQVTVLDKAAQPAAGASGLPAGLFCPHVSPDDSVLSRLSRSGVRTTLQTLQHLSSHAKLPTAQDWAHIGVLEHDLNEPAHLPPQWLDVGNAEHSMGLQWSSPANPEHLSAAHLPPDSHAIWHTQAGWVRPAQLVHALLQSPGIHWQGNAHVAKLQRDSISGQWQVLNEQGQVLAQASMLVLALGPDSKALLQASGLPAGEWELQAIRGQVSMAEHDAGTQAAMPPFPVNGHGNLVPDFPGAAPADAHQWIMGSTFERDVTELPPSPADQQAAHASNGEKLAALLPACRQALQSFFDAPQQPATWARVRCAAYDRLPLAGPVGQSADDLPGLWVLTGLGSRGLTLSMLCGELLAARLHGEPLPLDARLAQALGTQRLWSRGAVSAP; this is translated from the coding sequence ATGTCTGAAGCTCTTGATCGCCTGCTTGAAGGTATGACCCCGAACGCCCAGCAGTGGCGCGTGCTGGAGACCGACTTTGCTTGCGGCCTGGGCTTTTTGCAGACCTGGGCTGCATGGCAGGCCCGTGCTCAGCGCCCTCGCATGCTGCATTTTGTGGCTTTGCTGGGTCATGCCCCCACTCACGCTGAACTGCAGCAAGCCCTGCCCACCAGTGGCCCACTGCAGCCACTGGGCGAACAATTGGCTGCGCAATGGTGGGGGCTGCTGCCCGGCATTCACCGCCTGTCGTTTGAGCAGGGCCAGGTGCTGCTGACGCTGTATGTGGGTGATACGCAAAACCTGCTGCGCAGGCAGCCACCACTGGCGGCAGATGGCATCCACATGCGCAATGCCGATGACGCCTGCTGGAGCCCCGATGCCCTCAAAAACCTGGCCCGCCACTGCCGCCGGGGCACGCTGCTGACGGCGCCCACGGCAAGCATGGCGCCCGCATTGCGCAAGCTGGGCTTTGAGCTGCAAGGCGATGCAATCCACGCACAACAGCCGCAGGCGCTGCAAGCCCGCTACAACCCCGCCTGGGAGCCGCGCCACCGCGCGGATGGCCTGCCCGCCCCGGTCAATCAGCCCGGCCACTGTCTGGTGCTGGGCGCAGGTCTGGCCGGTGCGGCAGCGGCCGCCAGTCTGGCCCGGCGCGGCTGGCAGGTGACCGTGCTGGACAAGGCGGCCCAGCCCGCAGCCGGTGCGTCCGGCCTGCCTGCGGGTCTGTTTTGCCCCCATGTTTCGCCCGACGACAGTGTTTTATCGCGCCTGTCCAGAAGCGGCGTGCGCACCACGCTACAAACTTTGCAGCACCTCAGCAGCCATGCCAAGCTGCCGACAGCTCAGGACTGGGCGCATATTGGCGTGCTGGAGCATGACCTGAACGAGCCCGCCCATCTGCCCCCGCAATGGCTGGATGTAGGCAATGCAGAGCACAGCATGGGACTGCAATGGAGCAGCCCCGCCAACCCCGAGCATCTGAGCGCCGCCCATCTGCCACCGGATAGCCACGCCATCTGGCACACACAGGCAGGCTGGGTCAGGCCTGCGCAACTGGTGCACGCCCTGCTGCAGTCACCCGGCATTCACTGGCAAGGCAATGCCCATGTGGCAAAGCTGCAGCGCGACTCCATCAGTGGCCAATGGCAGGTGCTGAACGAGCAAGGCCAGGTTCTGGCCCAGGCCTCCATGCTGGTGCTGGCGCTGGGGCCGGACAGCAAGGCCCTGCTGCAAGCCAGCGGCCTGCCCGCAGGCGAGTGGGAACTGCAGGCCATTCGCGGCCAGGTCAGCATGGCCGAGCATGATGCCGGGACGCAGGCCGCCATGCCGCCCTTCCCCGTCAATGGGCACGGCAATCTGGTGCCAGACTTTCCGGGGGCTGCGCCAGCCGATGCGCATCAGTGGATCATGGGTTCGACCTTCGAGCGCGATGTGACCGAGCTGCCACCCTCGCCCGCCGACCAGCAAGCCGCACATGCCAGCAATGGCGAAAAGCTGGCCGCGCTGCTGCCCGCGTGCAGACAGGCGCTGCAGTCTTTCTTTGATGCACCGCAGCAGCCCGCCACCTGGGCGCGCGTGCGCTGCGCGGCCTATGACCGTCTGCCGCTGGCCGGGCCTGTGGGGCAGAGCGCTGACGACCTGCCCGGCCTGTGGGTGCTGACGGGCCTAGGCTCACGGGGGCTGACGCTGTCCATGCTGTGCGGCGAGCTGCTGGCCGCACGCCTGCATGGCGAGCCGCTGCCGCTGGATGCCAGACTGGCGCAAGCGCTGGGCACACAGCGGCTGTGGAGCCGCGGCGCGGTTTCAGCGCCATAA
- a CDS encoding phosphoadenosine phosphosulfate reductase family protein — MSQTTAATAPALDLAQINAELGRDAQALVNWAVGLGQATIVTTNFRPFEAVILHMVTRANPDVPVVWMDNGYNTPATYQFADAVTKQLGLNLKIYLPLRSRAHREAVEGETPALDDPRHAAFTEEVKLEPFARALRETAPKVWFTALRATDTAVRAAMDPVSINPDGLIKVAPLLHWSSKDLYEYCEKHGLPNNFDYVDPTKGEDNRECGLHLSH, encoded by the coding sequence ATGAGCCAGACCACTGCCGCAACCGCACCCGCGCTGGATCTGGCGCAGATCAATGCCGAGCTGGGCCGCGACGCCCAGGCGCTGGTGAACTGGGCCGTGGGCCTGGGCCAAGCCACCATCGTCACCACCAACTTCCGCCCGTTTGAGGCCGTGATCCTGCACATGGTGACCCGCGCCAACCCCGACGTGCCCGTGGTGTGGATGGACAACGGCTACAACACGCCAGCGACCTACCAGTTTGCCGATGCCGTCACCAAGCAACTGGGCCTGAACCTGAAGATTTACCTGCCGCTGCGCAGCCGCGCCCACCGCGAAGCCGTGGAAGGCGAGACACCTGCACTGGACGACCCGCGCCACGCGGCGTTCACCGAAGAGGTGAAGCTGGAGCCTTTTGCCCGCGCCTTGCGCGAGACCGCGCCCAAGGTCTGGTTCACCGCCCTGCGCGCCACCGACACCGCCGTGCGTGCGGCCATGGACCCGGTCAGCATCAACCCCGACGGGCTGATCAAGGTGGCGCCGCTGCTGCACTGGTCGTCCAAGGATTTGTACGAGTACTGCGAAAAGCACGGTCTGCCCAACAACTTTGACTACGTGGACCCGACCAAGGGCGAAGACAACCGCGAGTGTGGGTTGCATCTGTCGCACTGA
- a CDS encoding sulfate ABC transporter substrate-binding protein, producing MKNRRNFIKFPLAAGLIAGLTLSALPTLPAFAQTGVQLLNVSYDPTRELYVNYNQAFAKHWKATQNQDVTIKQSHGGSGKQARSIIDGIEADVATLALAGDIDALVKNGSVKPDWQKRLPHNSAPYNSTIVFLVRKGNPKAIKDWDDLIKPGTQVITPNPKTSGGARWNYLAAWEFAKRKYGGDAGAKDFISKLYKNVPVLDTGARGSTVTFVQRNQGDVLLAWENEAYLALKEFGAEKFQIVVPSLSILAEPSVAIVDKVVDKKGTRTVAEAYLKYLYSEEGQRIAGQNFYRPTDAKVAAEFAKQFPKLELFTIDKAFGGWTAADKAHFADGGSFDQIYTKK from the coding sequence ATGAAAAATCGTCGCAACTTTATCAAGTTTCCTCTGGCCGCCGGTCTGATCGCTGGCTTGACCCTCTCCGCTCTGCCCACATTGCCTGCATTTGCGCAAACAGGCGTGCAGTTGCTCAACGTCTCTTATGACCCCACCCGTGAGCTGTACGTGAACTACAACCAGGCTTTTGCCAAGCACTGGAAGGCCACGCAGAACCAGGATGTGACCATCAAGCAGTCGCATGGCGGCTCGGGCAAGCAGGCGCGCTCCATCATTGACGGCATCGAGGCCGATGTGGCCACGCTGGCGCTGGCTGGCGATATTGATGCGCTGGTCAAGAACGGCAGCGTCAAGCCCGACTGGCAAAAGCGCCTGCCGCACAACAGCGCTCCGTACAACTCGACCATCGTGTTTCTGGTGCGCAAGGGCAACCCCAAGGCCATCAAGGACTGGGATGACCTGATCAAGCCCGGCACCCAGGTGATCACACCCAACCCCAAGACTTCCGGCGGCGCACGCTGGAACTATCTGGCGGCCTGGGAATTTGCCAAGCGCAAGTACGGCGGTGATGCCGGTGCCAAGGACTTCATCTCCAAGCTCTACAAGAACGTGCCTGTGCTGGATACCGGTGCACGCGGCTCCACCGTGACTTTTGTGCAGCGCAACCAAGGCGATGTGCTGCTGGCCTGGGAAAACGAAGCCTATCTGGCGCTCAAGGAGTTTGGCGCCGAGAAGTTCCAGATCGTCGTGCCTTCGCTGTCCATTCTGGCTGAGCCATCGGTAGCGATTGTGGACAAGGTGGTCGATAAAAAAGGCACACGCACCGTGGCTGAGGCCTATCTGAAGTATCTGTACAGCGAAGAAGGCCAGCGCATTGCCGGTCAGAACTTCTACCGCCCCACAGATGCCAAGGTGGCGGCTGAATTCGCCAAGCAGTTCCCCAAGCTGGAACTGTTCACCATCGACAAGGCCTTTGGCGGCTGGACGGCTGCGGACAAGGCTCACTTTGCCGACGGTGGCAGCTTCGACCAGATCTACACCAAAAAATAA
- a CDS encoding hemolysin family protein: MEIAILFALICLNGVFAMSEIALVTARKSRMQKLADEGDSGAAAAIKLGEDPTRFLSTIQIGITSIGVLNGIVGEAALAGPLENWLVAVGMTQKYADYLATGLVVVLITYFSIVVGELVPKRMGQSNPEALARLISRPINFLALATKPFVWLLSASTRGLLKLLGVKENNGSVVTEEEIQAILVEGHTAGVIESQEHTMVRNVFRLDERQIGSLMVPRSDVICLDIEDSLEVNLACVEQADHARFPVVRGDMNNIVGVLNARQWLAQTVRNKGEQKLKDQPLQAALYVPETITGMELLDNFRTSDLQMAFVIDEYGEVQGIVTLQDLIEAITGEFLPDDPEESWAVQREDGSWLLDGHIPVPELKDRLALNTVPEEERGRYHTLSGMIMLLLGRVPKEADVVEWEFWRFEIVDMDGKTLDKVLATRLEPLVSVASLGSE; this comes from the coding sequence ATGGAAATAGCCATACTTTTCGCTCTTATCTGTTTGAACGGCGTATTCGCCATGTCGGAAATTGCGCTGGTCACCGCCCGCAAGAGCCGCATGCAAAAACTGGCAGATGAGGGCGACAGCGGCGCGGCGGCTGCTATCAAACTGGGAGAAGATCCCACCCGTTTTCTCTCCACCATCCAGATCGGTATCACCTCGATTGGCGTGCTCAACGGTATCGTGGGCGAGGCCGCGCTGGCGGGCCCGCTGGAGAACTGGCTGGTCGCGGTGGGCATGACCCAGAAGTACGCGGACTACCTGGCCACCGGCCTAGTGGTGGTGCTGATTACTTACTTCTCGATTGTTGTGGGTGAGCTGGTTCCCAAGCGCATGGGGCAGAGCAACCCCGAAGCACTGGCACGCCTGATTTCGCGCCCCATCAACTTCTTGGCGCTGGCGACCAAGCCTTTCGTGTGGCTGTTGTCGGCGTCCACACGCGGCTTGCTCAAGCTGCTGGGCGTCAAGGAAAACAATGGCAGCGTGGTGACTGAAGAAGAAATTCAGGCCATTCTGGTTGAAGGTCACACCGCAGGCGTGATCGAGTCGCAAGAGCACACCATGGTGCGCAATGTGTTTCGTCTGGACGAGCGCCAGATTGGCTCGCTGATGGTGCCGCGCAGCGATGTGATCTGCCTGGACATTGAAGACAGCCTGGAAGTGAATCTGGCCTGTGTGGAGCAGGCTGACCACGCACGCTTTCCCGTGGTGCGCGGCGATATGAACAATATTGTGGGCGTGCTCAATGCCCGCCAGTGGCTGGCGCAGACCGTGCGCAACAAGGGCGAGCAAAAGCTCAAGGATCAGCCGCTGCAGGCCGCGCTCTATGTGCCCGAGACGATTACGGGCATGGAGCTGCTGGACAATTTCCGCACGTCTGACCTGCAGATGGCCTTTGTGATTGACGAATACGGCGAGGTGCAGGGCATTGTCACGCTGCAGGATTTGATCGAGGCCATCACCGGCGAATTCCTGCCCGACGACCCTGAAGAGAGCTGGGCTGTGCAGCGTGAAGACGGCAGCTGGCTGCTGGACGGACATATTCCCGTGCCCGAACTCAAGGACCGCCTGGCCCTGAACACCGTGCCTGAAGAAGAGCGCGGCCGCTATCACACCCTCAGCGGCATGATCATGCTGCTGCTGGGCCGCGTGCCCAAGGAAGCCGATGTGGTGGAGTGGGAGTTCTGGCGTTTTGAAATCGTGGACATGGATGGCAAAACGCTGGACAAGGTGCTGGCCACGAGGCTGGAGCCGCTGGTAAGCGTGGCATCGCTTGGCAGCGAATAA
- a CDS encoding trimeric intracellular cation channel family protein, which produces MLPSVSLLDSFQTSNFTVMLVIYLVAITAEAMSGALAAGRRNMDIFGVVVIAFVTALGGGTIRDMVLGHYPIGWTQHPEYVYLVISFGLLTTVIARHMVKLKQVFLLLDAMGLIAFSLIGCNTALELGYPTIVVIMAGMITGISGGILRDVLCNQVPVVFRRELYASVSLTVCLMFLGLRYLDVSSNISTAICFAGGLAFRLAAIRFKWRLPVFSYQQRWE; this is translated from the coding sequence ATGCTGCCTTCCGTCTCTTTGCTGGATTCGTTCCAGACCTCCAATTTCACCGTCATGCTGGTCATCTATCTGGTGGCCATCACGGCAGAAGCCATGTCTGGCGCGCTGGCGGCTGGCCGTCGCAATATGGACATTTTTGGCGTGGTGGTCATCGCCTTTGTCACCGCCCTGGGCGGCGGCACCATTCGCGACATGGTGCTGGGCCACTACCCGATTGGCTGGACGCAACACCCCGAATATGTGTATCTGGTCATCAGCTTTGGCCTGCTGACCACGGTGATTGCGCGCCATATGGTCAAGCTCAAGCAGGTGTTTTTGCTGCTGGACGCCATGGGCCTGATTGCTTTCTCGCTGATCGGCTGCAACACCGCGCTGGAGCTGGGCTACCCGACCATCGTCGTCATCATGGCGGGCATGATTACCGGCATCAGCGGCGGCATCCTGCGCGATGTGCTGTGCAACCAGGTGCCCGTGGTCTTCCGTCGCGAGCTATATGCCAGCGTCTCGCTCACCGTCTGCCTGATGTTCCTGGGCCTGCGCTATCTGGATGTAAGCTCGAACATCAGCACCGCGATCTGCTTTGCGGGCGGTCTGGCCTTCCGTCTGGCGGCGATTCGCTTTAAATGGCGGCTGCCGGTCTTCTCTTATCAACAACGTTGGGAGTAG
- a CDS encoding nitrite/sulfite reductase: MYQYTAFDKAFVQQRADQFRDQLERWQAGKLAEDDFRPLRLQNGWYVQRYAPMLRVAVPYGEINSAQIRVLAKVAREYDEPEAEVFKAAMEGQGKLGTTFLPKNCAHFTTRTNVQFNWIPLAKAADVMDLLATVNLHGIQTSGNCIRNTTTDALAGIAPDEAVDPRPYAEILRQWTTLHPEFAFLPRKFKIAITGATEDRAATGWHDVGLHLLKNEAGEIGFKVFVGGGMGRTPVIGTVIREFLPWNQIMNYIEAIVRVYNELGRRDNKYKARIKILVKAEGQAYIDAVEEEYRQIVEVDGGPHTVPQAEFDRVAAMFTTPDLSSHPAVAAEQANAELQQQTASNPAFARWVQRNVHAHANPALRAVTLSFKRVGQAPGDATGDQLDALADLVDVFSAGEARVTHDQNVMLPWVHASELFALWQKAKELGLASTNVALLTDMIACPGGDFCALANARSLPIADAITARYQDLDELDDIGEIDLHISGCINSCGHHHSGHIGILGVDKDGKEWYQVTLGGSDGATLSGPAVAGKVIGPSFSAAEVPDVLEAVLTTYRDLRQPGEHFIDAVRRIGLDPFKEAGKAARHPAAAEEEVLA, from the coding sequence ATGTACCAATACACAGCCTTCGACAAAGCCTTCGTCCAGCAACGCGCCGACCAGTTTCGTGACCAGCTAGAGCGCTGGCAGGCAGGCAAGCTCGCGGAAGACGATTTCCGCCCGCTGCGCCTGCAAAACGGCTGGTATGTGCAGCGCTACGCCCCCATGCTGCGCGTGGCCGTGCCCTATGGTGAAATCAACTCCGCCCAGATCCGCGTACTGGCCAAGGTGGCCCGCGAGTATGACGAGCCGGAAGCCGAAGTTTTCAAGGCCGCCATGGAAGGCCAGGGCAAGCTGGGCACTACGTTCTTGCCCAAGAACTGCGCCCACTTCACCACCCGCACCAATGTGCAGTTCAACTGGATTCCGCTGGCCAAGGCCGCCGATGTGATGGATTTGCTGGCCACCGTGAACCTGCACGGCATTCAGACCAGTGGTAACTGCATTCGCAACACCACCACCGATGCGCTGGCGGGCATTGCCCCCGACGAAGCGGTTGATCCCCGTCCCTACGCCGAAATCCTGCGCCAGTGGACCACGCTGCACCCGGAATTCGCCTTCCTGCCACGCAAGTTCAAGATCGCCATCACCGGCGCCACCGAAGACCGCGCCGCCACCGGCTGGCACGACGTGGGCCTGCACCTGCTCAAGAACGAAGCAGGCGAGATCGGCTTCAAGGTCTTCGTGGGCGGCGGCATGGGCCGCACGCCGGTCATCGGCACCGTAATCCGTGAGTTCCTGCCCTGGAACCAGATCATGAATTACATCGAAGCCATTGTTCGTGTCTACAACGAACTGGGCCGCCGCGACAACAAGTACAAGGCGCGCATCAAGATTTTGGTCAAGGCCGAAGGTCAGGCTTATATCGACGCCGTGGAAGAGGAATACCGCCAGATCGTTGAAGTGGACGGCGGCCCCCACACCGTGCCTCAGGCCGAGTTTGACCGCGTGGCCGCCATGTTCACCACGCCCGATCTGTCCAGCCACCCCGCTGTGGCCGCAGAGCAGGCCAACGCCGAGTTGCAGCAGCAAACTGCTTCCAACCCCGCTTTTGCCCGCTGGGTGCAGCGCAATGTGCATGCCCATGCCAACCCCGCCCTGCGCGCCGTGACCCTGTCCTTCAAGCGCGTGGGCCAGGCCCCGGGCGATGCCACAGGCGATCAGCTGGATGCGCTGGCCGATCTGGTCGATGTGTTCTCCGCCGGTGAAGCCCGCGTGACCCACGACCAGAACGTGATGCTGCCCTGGGTGCACGCCAGCGAGCTGTTTGCCCTGTGGCAAAAGGCCAAGGAACTGGGTCTGGCCAGCACCAATGTGGCGCTGCTGACCGACATGATCGCCTGCCCCGGCGGCGACTTCTGCGCGCTGGCCAATGCCCGCAGCCTGCCCATTGCCGACGCCATCACCGCCCGCTACCAGGATCTGGACGAGCTGGACGACATTGGCGAGATTGACTTGCACATCAGCGGCTGCATCAACAGCTGCGGTCACCACCACAGCGGTCACATCGGCATTCTGGGCGTGGATAAGGACGGCAAGGAGTGGTACCAGGTCACGCTGGGCGGCTCGGACGGCGCCACGCTCTCCGGCCCCGCAGTGGCGGGCAAGGTCATCGGCCCATCGTTCTCCGCAGCCGAAGTGCCCGATGTGCTGGAAGCCGTGCTGACCACCTACCGCGACCTGCGCCAGCCCGGCGAGCACTTTATCGACGCCGTGCGCCGCATTGGTCTGGACCCCTTCAAGGAAGCCGGCAAGGCTGCCCGCCACCCCGCCGCCGCTGAAGAAGAAGTGCTGGCCTGA
- a CDS encoding DUF934 domain-containing protein — MKILANNEYQAPAESTGSTLVLANDVNALEANLDGITQVDLQFPNFTDGRAFSQAYLLRRRLKFAGDIRATGDVLIDQLVQMERTGFSSAVLREGVDAADAQRQFERFGGYYQADAVHTKPHFAEEQA; from the coding sequence ATGAAAATTCTGGCAAACAACGAATACCAGGCCCCCGCTGAAAGCACCGGCAGCACGCTGGTGCTGGCCAACGATGTAAATGCACTGGAAGCCAACCTGGACGGCATCACCCAGGTGGACCTGCAGTTTCCTAACTTCACCGACGGCCGCGCCTTTAGCCAGGCCTATTTGCTGCGCCGCCGCCTGAAGTTTGCAGGCGACATCCGCGCCACCGGGGATGTGCTGATCGACCAACTGGTGCAAATGGAGCGCACGGGCTTTAGCAGCGCCGTGCTGCGCGAAGGCGTGGACGCTGCGGATGCCCAGCGCCAGTTTGAGCGCTTTGGCGGCTACTACCAGGCCGATGCTGTGCACACCAAACCCCATTTCGCCGAGGAGCAAGCATGA
- a CDS encoding FAD-dependent monooxygenase, translating into MEIGILGGGIAGLSVALALRQQGYNPRVYERRAGPATMGAGVTLWPNASFVLKELGLLQDVEAIAGQPLSTRRQDAAGNALGGLDIALLNSTMGYPSYTVLRRDLQQVLLDHADRAGIPVEFGHRAVGIELDVHGKAVAHFENGASIRPDLLIGADGRMDSVARQFVAGDNRPVYQGFVNWIGVAQMTQAPQALVGDMAIQDFWGVGERFGCVPIRPDLVYWAAAQARPLAEAGLRPDMRQEVEDVFARWPEPVARIIRATPANAMRLIAVHDLEPLQTWSRANVLLVGDAAHAPLPTSGQGACQALEDAWHLARCLEGASGGLDEVFQAFTRIRGPKTARLSEQGRVFARALLATDAETCRIRNERAKSSDPVSDVQALAAGWGQGLPMPACPDSVPAQGVGMDSLYRME; encoded by the coding sequence GTGGAAATCGGAATATTGGGCGGTGGCATTGCAGGCCTGAGCGTGGCACTGGCTTTGCGCCAGCAGGGCTACAACCCTCGGGTTTATGAGCGCCGGGCGGGGCCAGCCACCATGGGGGCGGGCGTGACGCTGTGGCCCAATGCCAGCTTTGTGCTGAAAGAGCTGGGGCTGCTGCAAGACGTGGAGGCCATTGCGGGCCAGCCATTGAGCACGCGCCGCCAGGATGCTGCGGGCAATGCACTGGGCGGCCTCGATATTGCCTTGCTGAACAGCACGATGGGCTACCCCAGCTACACGGTGCTGCGCCGGGATTTGCAGCAGGTGTTGCTGGACCACGCAGACCGGGCCGGGATACCCGTGGAGTTTGGGCACCGGGCGGTGGGCATTGAGCTCGATGTCCATGGCAAGGCTGTCGCCCATTTCGAGAATGGCGCCAGCATCCGCCCGGATCTACTTATTGGCGCCGACGGCCGCATGGATTCGGTGGCGCGCCAATTTGTTGCGGGTGACAACCGGCCTGTTTATCAGGGCTTTGTGAACTGGATCGGCGTGGCACAGATGACGCAAGCACCGCAGGCGCTGGTGGGCGATATGGCGATTCAGGACTTCTGGGGCGTGGGCGAGCGCTTTGGCTGCGTGCCAATTCGCCCCGACCTGGTGTATTGGGCCGCAGCGCAGGCAAGACCCTTGGCTGAGGCTGGTTTGCGCCCGGATATGCGCCAGGAGGTTGAGGATGTTTTCGCACGCTGGCCCGAGCCGGTGGCGCGCATCATTCGGGCCACGCCAGCAAATGCCATGCGGCTGATTGCGGTGCATGATCTGGAGCCGCTGCAGACATGGAGCCGGGCGAATGTGCTGCTGGTGGGGGATGCTGCCCATGCGCCGTTGCCAACGTCGGGCCAAGGTGCTTGCCAGGCGCTGGAAGATGCCTGGCATCTGGCGCGGTGCCTGGAGGGTGCAAGTGGCGGCTTGGATGAAGTCTTTCAGGCGTTCACGAGGATTCGCGGCCCCAAAACCGCAAGGCTGTCGGAGCAAGGCCGAGTCTTCGCCCGCGCGCTGCTCGCCACCGATGCTGAAACCTGCCGCATCCGCAATGAGCGGGCCAAGTCGTCCGACCCAGTGAGTGATGTGCAGGCCCTGGCCGCTGGATGGGGGCAGGGCCTGCCAATGCCTGCTTGCCCCGACAGCGTGCCAGCGCAGGGTGTGGGCATGGACAGTTTGTACCGCATGGAATGA